In a single window of the Anaerotruncus rubiinfantis genome:
- a CDS encoding dicarboxylate/amino acid:cation symporter: MKKLKLWQKTMIALFIGIVLGFIFSAMGGREVGWIAVSMKACSFVGGIYLRMLRMLSVPLVFACILNSVAKLGDLKQLTGLGIKTFLFFFVTSAISVVFGLIVTMLLKPGAGFTMEELSAASYEATAEINVLDSITNMFPVNIFASLTSGDMMQIIVFAIFAGIAMIILGEKVKVFASFIDNMESLMFKVTDLVLVFTPIGVLGLMTDTIATYGSKVVGSLVTFIACDWIAALITIVVMYSIMLVFICRMNPFKFWAQFKEPIMIAIATLVSVATLPLGMKTCTEKIGVPKSTTDFVLPLGATANMNGTAVYFGLIVVFTCQLMGIQLSISQYVILVIQSVLMAIGCAAVPSIALVLSATLLTSFGLPIEAIGLVTGIHRIVNTAHTPTNVMGDWVTATCIASLDGTLDREKCVAKL, translated from the coding sequence TTGAAGAAACTCAAATTGTGGCAAAAGACAATGATTGCACTGTTTATTGGCATTGTCCTTGGATTTATCTTCAGTGCGATGGGCGGCAGGGAAGTCGGCTGGATCGCGGTGAGTATGAAGGCTTGTTCTTTTGTGGGCGGTATTTATCTGAGAATGCTGAGAATGCTGTCGGTGCCGCTGGTATTTGCCTGTATTCTGAATTCGGTGGCAAAACTGGGCGACCTCAAACAGCTTACGGGCCTTGGGATCAAAACGTTTCTGTTTTTCTTTGTGACGAGCGCGATTTCGGTTGTTTTCGGGCTGATTGTCACAATGCTTCTAAAGCCGGGCGCCGGATTCACAATGGAGGAACTGTCCGCCGCGAGTTATGAGGCGACCGCTGAAATCAATGTGCTCGATTCGATTACCAATATGTTCCCGGTCAATATCTTTGCCAGCCTGACGAGCGGCGATATGATGCAGATTATTGTTTTTGCAATCTTTGCGGGCATTGCAATGATCATTCTTGGGGAAAAGGTCAAAGTATTCGCAAGCTTTATAGACAATATGGAGAGCTTGATGTTCAAAGTGACCGATCTCGTACTGGTATTCACCCCGATCGGCGTCCTGGGGCTTATGACCGATACGATTGCAACATATGGCTCTAAGGTGGTCGGCAGCCTGGTTACCTTTATTGCCTGCGACTGGATCGCGGCTTTGATTACAATCGTGGTAATGTACAGCATCATGCTGGTATTTATCTGCCGCATGAATCCATTCAAATTCTGGGCGCAGTTCAAGGAGCCCATTATGATCGCGATTGCGACGCTGGTTTCGGTGGCGACCCTACCGCTTGGCATGAAAACCTGTACCGAGAAAATCGGCGTACCGAAATCAACCACCGATTTTGTACTTCCGCTCGGCGCCACGGCCAATATGAACGGCACAGCGGTTTATTTTGGCCTGATTGTGGTGTTTACCTGCCAGCTGATGGGAATCCAGCTTTCCATTTCGCAATATGTGATCCTTGTCATCCAGTCGGTTCTGATGGCGATTGGATGCGCGGCGGTCCCTTCGATCGCTTTGGTGCTCAGCGCCACACTGCTCACCAGTTTCGGCCTTCCGATTGAGGCGATTGGCCTGGTCACCGGTATCCATCGTATTGTAAATACGGCGCATACGCCGACGAACGTTATGGGCGACTGGGTGACAGCAACCTGTATCGCTTCCCTGGACGGCACGCTTGACAGGGAAAAATGCGTGGCAAAGCTTTAG
- a CDS encoding gamma-glutamyltransferase family protein yields the protein MNFNPMINQYPSKRNVVYGAKGMVATSQPLAAQAGLEILRQGGNAIDAAIAAATCLAVVECGFNGIGGDAFALVWTGGKLHGLNASGPAPKNISAEKLWAKGFQEMPKYGFEPVTVPGAPSAWAELSRKYGRLPLKKVMEPAIRYAREGHPVSVNNAQKWQYLYGVYAKEFKGDEFKPWFDTFSVNGAAPNAGDLFKCEDMARSLESIAETHAESFYRGELMERMVDYSDQYGGYFSRSDFEEYRPEWVEPIHVNYRGYDIHEIPPNGHGISALMALNILKGFAFDGERESAEVYHKQIEAMKLAYMDAKTYVTDPRYMKVSVQDLLSDAYADERRRLIGKTAMLPPVGKPQSGGTVYLCAADDDGNMVSYIQSNYMCWGSGLVVPHTGIALHNRGNNFSLEKGHDNLIAGGKKPYHTIIPGFMTKDGKPVGPFGVMGAFMQPQGHVQVVTNTLDFHMNPQDALNAPRWQWMSGKAVDLECDVPQRIVQELADRGHQIKIHYQYSTMGKGEIIWRMENGVLCGGAEPRADGTVAAW from the coding sequence ATGAACTTCAATCCGATGATTAATCAGTATCCGTCCAAGCGCAATGTGGTGTATGGCGCAAAGGGGATGGTTGCAACTTCGCAGCCGTTGGCGGCACAGGCCGGGCTTGAAATCCTGCGCCAAGGCGGTAATGCCATCGATGCTGCCATTGCTGCGGCCACCTGCCTGGCGGTGGTTGAATGCGGCTTTAATGGAATCGGGGGAGATGCGTTCGCGCTGGTTTGGACAGGTGGGAAACTGCACGGGCTCAATGCCAGCGGCCCGGCGCCAAAAAACATCTCAGCGGAAAAGCTTTGGGCAAAAGGGTTTCAGGAGATGCCGAAATATGGTTTTGAACCGGTTACGGTTCCCGGGGCGCCATCCGCCTGGGCGGAGCTTTCCCGAAAATATGGGCGGCTGCCGCTTAAAAAGGTGATGGAGCCTGCTATCCGCTACGCGCGGGAGGGGCATCCCGTGTCGGTGAATAATGCACAGAAATGGCAGTATCTCTATGGCGTTTATGCCAAGGAGTTCAAAGGGGACGAATTCAAGCCGTGGTTTGATACCTTCAGTGTGAACGGCGCGGCGCCGAACGCCGGCGATCTATTCAAATGCGAAGATATGGCCAGATCGCTCGAATCGATTGCAGAGACACATGCGGAAAGCTTTTATCGCGGAGAGCTCATGGAACGGATGGTGGACTACTCCGACCAGTACGGCGGCTATTTTTCAAGATCGGATTTTGAAGAATACCGCCCGGAATGGGTGGAACCGATCCATGTGAATTACAGGGGTTATGATATCCATGAGATCCCGCCGAACGGTCATGGGATTTCGGCGCTGATGGCGTTGAACATTCTCAAGGGCTTTGCATTCGATGGGGAGCGCGAGAGCGCCGAAGTCTACCATAAGCAGATTGAGGCAATGAAGCTTGCCTATATGGACGCCAAGACCTATGTGACCGATCCGCGCTATATGAAAGTAAGTGTGCAGGATCTGCTTTCGGACGCTTATGCGGATGAGCGCCGCCGCCTGATCGGCAAGACCGCAATGCTCCCACCCGTCGGCAAACCGCAGAGCGGAGGGACGGTTTATCTGTGCGCGGCGGATGATGACGGGAATATGGTTTCCTATATCCAGTCAAACTATATGTGCTGGGGGTCCGGCCTGGTTGTGCCGCATACGGGCATTGCGCTGCACAACCGGGGAAACAACTTCTCATTGGAGAAGGGTCATGACAATCTAATTGCGGGAGGAAAGAAGCCTTATCACACCATCATACCCGGATTCATGACAAAGGATGGGAAGCCGGTCGGGCCGTTTGGCGTGATGGGGGCGTTTATGCAGCCGCAGGGGCATGTGCAGGTGGTGACCAACACGCTTGACTTCCATATGAACCCGCAGGATGCGCTCAACGCTCCGCGTTGGCAGTGGATGAGCGGAAAAGCGGTTGACCTCGAATGCGATGTGCCGCAGCGGATCGTGCAGGAACTGGCGGACCGGGGGCATCAAATCAAGATTCATTATCAGTACAGCACCATGGGTAAGGGCGAGATCATCTGGCGAATGGAAAACGGCGTGCTCTGCGGCGGTGCCGAACCGCGTGCGGATGGAACGGTTGCAGCCTGGTAA
- a CDS encoding chromate transporter, with protein MKELWELYISFFKMGAVTFGGGYAMLPILQKEVVEKKAWISSEQVMDYYAVSQGLPGIIAVNVSVFIGYERRKIPGGVAAALGVVSPCLLIIMTIAAFLSNFQENPYVRHAFAGISVCVAALILNAVLGLWKKGVKDKLGFAICILVFCATEFTGLSPILFIIGAAVAGILFQKLRGKQQGGDKA; from the coding sequence ATGAAGGAGTTGTGGGAACTGTATATATCCTTCTTCAAGATGGGAGCGGTGACCTTTGGCGGAGGATATGCGATGCTTCCAATCCTGCAGAAAGAGGTTGTTGAAAAGAAAGCGTGGATTTCCAGTGAACAGGTGATGGATTATTACGCAGTCAGCCAAGGGCTGCCGGGTATCATTGCGGTAAATGTATCCGTATTTATCGGGTACGAACGCCGCAAGATTCCCGGGGGTGTGGCCGCAGCGCTGGGCGTGGTGTCCCCCTGCCTGCTTATCATCATGACAATCGCGGCGTTCCTTTCCAATTTTCAGGAAAATCCTTATGTACGACACGCGTTTGCCGGTATTTCTGTCTGTGTTGCCGCGCTGATCCTCAATGCCGTGCTCGGGCTTTGGAAAAAAGGCGTCAAGGACAAATTGGGATTTGCAATCTGTATCCTTGTGTTCTGCGCCACGGAATTCACAGGCCTTTCGCCCATTTTATTCATTATCGGCGCTGCGGTTGCGGGGATTCTCTTCCAAAAATTGCGCGGGAAGCAGCAGGGAGGGGATAAGGCATGA
- a CDS encoding chromate transporter: MIYLQLFWEFFKIGLFAVGGGMATLPFLQNLSETTGWFTTSFITDMVAISESTPGPIGINMATYVGFNVAGIPGGILATIGEVLPSILIITIVSKSMEKFRESPLVDYAFYGLRPAVTGLIAAAGWDVIKVSMLNVQAFLATHAVLDLFDPMKILFFVAIFFCIWKFNKHPVLYIAVSALVGIIAKF; this comes from the coding sequence ATGATCTACCTGCAGCTTTTCTGGGAATTTTTCAAAATTGGGCTGTTTGCGGTTGGCGGCGGTATGGCAACGCTTCCGTTTTTGCAGAACCTGTCAGAGACAACAGGATGGTTCACCACCTCTTTTATCACCGATATGGTGGCGATTTCCGAATCAACGCCGGGGCCGATCGGTATCAATATGGCGACCTATGTCGGGTTTAATGTTGCGGGAATTCCCGGCGGAATCCTGGCGACAATTGGCGAAGTGCTGCCATCTATCCTGATCATCACGATTGTATCCAAATCGATGGAGAAGTTTCGGGAGAGCCCGTTGGTGGACTATGCTTTTTACGGGTTGCGTCCGGCGGTGACGGGGCTGATCGCGGCAGCGGGATGGGATGTTATAAAAGTTTCCATGCTGAATGTACAGGCTTTTCTTGCCACACATGCGGTGCTTGACCTGTTTGACCCGATGAAGATCCTTTTCTTTGTTGCCATCTTTTTCTGCATCTGGAAGTTTAATAAACATCCTGTGCTGTATATAGCGGTTTCCGCTCTCGTTGGGATCATTGCCAAATTTTAA
- the ruvC gene encoding crossover junction endodeoxyribonuclease RuvC, with protein MLILGIDPGYAIVGYGAVDYTYGRFSPVRFGAITTPAGMEFSARLEMIYQDMTALLDRTPVRALSIEKLFFTNNKTTAIEVAEARGVILLSARQHNVPVFEYTPMQVKQSVVGYGKAEKHQVMEMTRQLLGLSEVPRPDDTADALALAICHAHSANSLLTYLK; from the coding sequence ATGCTGATCCTTGGAATCGATCCCGGCTATGCCATTGTTGGCTATGGGGCGGTGGACTATACATATGGAAGATTTTCTCCGGTGCGTTTCGGCGCGATCACAACGCCCGCCGGAATGGAATTTTCGGCACGGCTTGAGATGATTTATCAGGATATGACCGCGCTGCTCGACCGCACGCCGGTGCGGGCGCTTTCGATCGAAAAGCTTTTTTTCACAAACAACAAAACAACCGCCATCGAGGTGGCCGAGGCGCGCGGAGTGATTCTGCTTTCGGCCAGACAGCACAACGTGCCGGTTTTTGAGTATACGCCAATGCAGGTTAAACAGAGCGTTGTGGGATACGGCAAGGCGGAAAAGCATCAGGTTATGGAGATGACCCGGCAGCTGCTGGGACTCAGCGAGGTGCCGCGGCCGGACGACACGGCTGATGCGCTCGCGCTGGCCATTTGCCATGCACACAGTGCAAATTCCCTTTTGACCTATCTCAAATGA
- the ruvA gene encoding Holliday junction branch migration protein RuvA, with the protein MYYSLTGKLSHLEEGFAVVNCAGVGYKCMTTMTTLSCLPPVGSEITLYTHLNVREDALDLFGFYSESECSAFKMLIAVSGVGPKSALAVLSDMTPEKLSLCIASGDVKSLTRAPGIGPKAAQRIILELKDKISNESLASGIGDVALQLRQEESNTSEAASALVVLGYSQSQAAQALAGIDPDTPVDEMIKRGLKALAGRIER; encoded by the coding sequence ATGTATTATTCGCTGACCGGAAAATTGAGCCATCTGGAGGAAGGTTTTGCGGTAGTCAACTGCGCGGGCGTGGGCTACAAGTGCATGACCACCATGACCACCCTCTCCTGCCTGCCGCCAGTGGGCAGCGAAATTACCTTATACACCCATCTCAATGTGCGGGAGGATGCGCTCGACCTGTTTGGCTTTTATTCGGAAAGCGAATGCAGCGCGTTTAAAATGCTGATCGCTGTTTCCGGCGTGGGGCCGAAGTCCGCGCTCGCGGTGCTTTCGGACATGACCCCGGAAAAGCTCTCACTCTGTATTGCGTCGGGCGATGTGAAGAGCCTGACCCGTGCGCCGGGTATCGGCCCGAAGGCCGCGCAGCGGATCATCCTGGAGCTCAAGGACAAGATTTCAAACGAAAGCCTGGCGTCCGGAATCGGAGATGTTGCGTTGCAGCTGCGCCAGGAGGAGAGCAACACGAGCGAAGCGGCGAGCGCGCTGGTGGTGCTCGGTTACAGCCAGTCGCAGGCCGCGCAGGCGCTCGCCGGCATCGACCCGGACACGCCGGTGGACGAGATGATCAAGCGCGGGCTCAAGGCGCTCGCGGGCCGCATCGAGCGCTGA